In Rheinheimera sp. MM224, one DNA window encodes the following:
- a CDS encoding tetratricopeptide repeat protein, which translates to MKFCFLVLSSVLVLLSLPVKAQEVAVVQLYTQDELLDLIKQNVHLQRVQKDECQLVSDIQARADVMKVPAYQFLYGDMLAFGVCVKKDVERGWDLMQQAASQGLPEALEQVGRYYHTGRFVQQDNSKAVVYLREAAGLGNLKAQMRFAQMLIKGDASPLDMEDCYRWLHHSVIADTKTHQEVQQLLAQLANKMPGAALTRAKRPL; encoded by the coding sequence ATGAAGTTTTGTTTTTTAGTCTTAAGTTCAGTTCTTGTGCTGCTTAGCTTGCCTGTCAAAGCGCAGGAAGTGGCAGTAGTACAGCTTTATACTCAGGATGAACTGCTGGATTTAATTAAACAAAATGTGCATTTGCAGCGGGTGCAAAAAGACGAATGCCAGTTGGTCAGTGATATCCAGGCCAGAGCCGATGTCATGAAAGTGCCGGCTTATCAGTTTTTGTATGGCGATATGCTGGCCTTTGGTGTTTGTGTGAAAAAAGATGTCGAACGGGGCTGGGATTTAATGCAGCAAGCTGCGTCTCAGGGCTTACCTGAAGCGCTGGAGCAAGTCGGGCGTTATTATCACACGGGCCGTTTTGTTCAGCAGGACAACAGCAAAGCTGTGGTATATCTGCGTGAAGCTGCAGGTTTAGGCAATTTAAAGGCGCAGATGCGTTTTGCCCAAATGCTGATTAAAGGCGACGCCAGTCCTTTGGATATGGAAGATTGTTACCGTTGGCTGCATCACTCTGTGATCGCCGACACAAAAACGCACCAAGAGGTGCAACAGCTGTTAGCTCAGTTGGCAAATAAAATGCCGGGTGCTGCGCTAACGAGGGCCAAAAGGCCATTGTAG
- the rnr gene encoding ribonuclease R, with amino-acid sequence MTVKDPHLAREQEKYENPIPSREFILEHLKQRQQPAYFEELAAELKLTDDEAMFALKKRLRAMERDGQLLFNKSKRYGLVDDLDLVKGTVLGHRDGFGFLKLEQGGPDWFIPNFEMKRLLHGDVVLASKSDFASRDKVEARIVRILEARNEPIVGRYFKDFALGVVVPDDPRLSQDIVIPPGEEGAARHGQVVLVEISQRPSKRVNAVGKVIEVLGEHMAPGMEIEIAIRNHQIPHEFSKAVEQQVAGYGTEVPVEAKAGRVDLTQLGLITIDGEDARDFDDAVYCERKADGGWHLWVAIADVSAYVMPDTPLDKEALERGNSVYFPDHVVPMLPEVLSNGLCSLNPHTDRLCFVAEMHISKQGKLDGYQFYEAVMHSSARLTYNKVHAILEGDPKLRQQYEANLTNIDNLFSLYKQMAKVRAERGAIEFETVETRFIFNSHRKIEQIVPIHRNEAHKIIEECMILANVSAAKLIEKHEAFALFRVHERPDADRFANFRRFLAELGIEANLPVEPTPLDLMLTLQKLQDRPDKELIETTMLRSMKQAVYQGDNLGHFGLALEAYAHFTSPIRRYPDLVLHRAIKAILQTQGQKVTGPKGYTEKQIHPLGEQCSMTERRADDATREVADWLKCEYMQDHIGDSFKGVVSTVTNFGLFVRISDLYIEGLVHVTSLQNDYYHFDTERQVLKGEHSNVQYRMGDLIEVKVLAVNLEARKIDLGIVGMEKRTTSNRKVSASKKAAMTPEEEKASMRKKGARKAGVEQTAPGNAGRKPAGKKPAAKKPTGSKPAAKSPAAKSPAGPRPGKAPRKRK; translated from the coding sequence ATGACGGTCAAAGATCCGCATCTTGCGCGTGAGCAAGAAAAATATGAAAACCCTATCCCTAGTCGGGAATTTATCCTCGAACACTTAAAACAGCGGCAACAACCTGCCTACTTTGAAGAGTTGGCTGCTGAATTAAAGCTGACAGACGATGAAGCGATGTTTGCGCTGAAAAAACGTCTGCGCGCCATGGAACGTGACGGCCAGTTGCTGTTTAACAAAAGCAAAAGGTATGGTCTGGTCGACGACCTGGATTTAGTCAAAGGTACTGTGTTAGGTCACCGTGATGGTTTTGGCTTCTTAAAGCTGGAACAAGGTGGTCCTGACTGGTTTATTCCTAACTTTGAAATGAAACGTCTGCTGCATGGCGACGTGGTGCTGGCGTCCAAAAGCGATTTTGCCAGCCGCGACAAAGTGGAAGCCCGTATAGTCCGCATTTTAGAAGCCCGTAATGAACCTATAGTAGGCCGTTACTTTAAAGATTTTGCTTTAGGTGTTGTGGTACCAGACGATCCGCGTCTGAGCCAGGATATTGTGATACCACCAGGTGAAGAAGGCGCAGCGCGTCATGGTCAGGTGGTGTTGGTTGAAATCAGCCAGCGTCCAAGCAAAAGAGTAAACGCAGTAGGTAAAGTGATTGAAGTGCTGGGCGAACATATGGCGCCTGGTATGGAAATCGAAATCGCTATTCGTAACCACCAGATCCCCCACGAGTTTTCTAAAGCTGTTGAACAGCAAGTGGCAGGTTATGGCACTGAAGTTCCAGTAGAAGCTAAAGCTGGCCGTGTTGATTTAACTCAATTGGGTTTAATCACCATAGATGGTGAAGATGCCCGTGACTTCGATGACGCAGTGTACTGTGAACGAAAAGCCGATGGTGGCTGGCATTTATGGGTCGCCATTGCGGACGTTAGTGCTTATGTAATGCCGGATACTCCGCTGGATAAAGAAGCGCTGGAACGTGGTAACTCGGTGTATTTCCCGGACCATGTGGTTCCTATGCTGCCTGAAGTGTTATCCAACGGTTTATGTTCACTGAACCCACATACAGACCGGCTTTGTTTTGTTGCCGAAATGCATATCAGCAAACAAGGCAAACTGGATGGTTATCAGTTTTATGAAGCTGTGATGCACTCCAGTGCACGTCTGACCTACAACAAGGTTCACGCCATTTTAGAAGGTGATCCGAAGTTACGTCAGCAATACGAAGCCAATTTAACCAATATCGATAACCTGTTTTCGCTGTACAAACAAATGGCGAAAGTACGGGCCGAACGGGGTGCCATTGAATTTGAAACGGTCGAAACCCGTTTTATCTTTAACAGCCATCGTAAAATTGAACAGATAGTGCCAATTCACCGTAACGAAGCGCATAAGATCATTGAAGAATGTATGATTTTAGCCAACGTTTCAGCCGCTAAGCTGATTGAAAAACATGAAGCTTTTGCCTTGTTCCGTGTGCACGAGCGCCCGGATGCCGACCGTTTTGCCAACTTCAGACGTTTCCTTGCCGAATTAGGTATTGAAGCCAATCTGCCGGTGGAGCCAACACCTTTGGATCTGATGCTGACTTTGCAGAAACTGCAGGACAGACCGGATAAAGAGCTGATTGAAACTACGATGCTGCGCTCAATGAAGCAGGCTGTGTATCAGGGCGATAACCTGGGGCACTTTGGTCTGGCGTTAGAAGCTTATGCGCACTTTACCTCGCCTATTCGTCGTTATCCGGATCTGGTGTTGCACCGTGCTATTAAAGCCATTTTGCAAACTCAGGGTCAGAAAGTGACAGGGCCTAAAGGCTACACTGAAAAACAAATTCATCCTTTGGGTGAACAATGTTCGATGACGGAGCGCCGTGCTGACGATGCAACCCGCGAAGTAGCAGACTGGCTGAAATGTGAGTATATGCAGGATCACATTGGCGACAGCTTCAAAGGTGTGGTGTCTACCGTCACTAACTTTGGTTTGTTTGTGCGTATCAGTGACTTGTATATCGAAGGTTTAGTGCATGTCACCTCGTTGCAAAACGACTATTACCACTTTGATACCGAACGTCAGGTGCTAAAAGGTGAACACAGTAATGTGCAATACCGCATGGGTGATTTGATTGAAGTCAAAGTGCTGGCGGTGAACCTGGAAGCGCGCAAAATTGATTTAGGCATAGTGGGCATGGAAAAACGCACGACGTCGAATCGCAAAGTCAGCGCCAGTAAAAAAGCGGCTATGACACCTGAGGAAGAAAAAGCCTCGATGCGTAAAAAAGGTGCCCGTAAAGCCGGTGTTGAGCAAACAGCGCCGGGTAACGCGGGTAGAAAGCCAGCTGGCAAAAAGCCTGCTGCGAAAAAGCCGACGGGAAGCAAACCAGCAGCAAAGAGTCCGGCAGCGAAAAGCCCTGCTGGTCCACGGCCTGGTAAAGCGCCACGTAAGCGTAAGTAG
- the rlmB gene encoding 23S rRNA (guanosine(2251)-2'-O)-methyltransferase RlmB, translating into MSADFVFGIHAVSALFERAPEDVLELFILKDKDDQRLQPLLKFARDFGVSVQYCNRRALDEKVNGAQHQGVVARARAQQTGNEQDLARIIAEQSSPFILILDGITDPHNLGAILRSADAAGVHAVVAPKDRSVKVTPVVRKVACGAAEVVPFITVTNLARTIRELKDAGIWVVGAAGETDTTIYQTKLNGPLAIALGAEGDGLRRLTREHCDSLMKIPMFGSVSSLNVSVATGICLFEAVRQRQ; encoded by the coding sequence ATGAGCGCAGATTTTGTATTTGGTATTCATGCGGTAAGTGCGTTATTTGAACGTGCGCCGGAAGATGTTCTTGAACTTTTTATCTTAAAAGACAAAGACGATCAGCGTTTACAGCCGTTGCTGAAATTCGCCCGTGATTTTGGCGTATCAGTACAGTACTGCAACCGCAGAGCTTTGGATGAAAAGGTGAATGGCGCGCAGCATCAGGGCGTGGTGGCAAGAGCCCGCGCTCAGCAAACCGGCAATGAGCAGGATTTAGCCCGTATTATCGCTGAGCAATCCAGTCCTTTTATTCTGATTTTAGATGGCATTACCGACCCACATAACTTAGGTGCTATTTTACGTAGTGCTGATGCGGCTGGAGTGCATGCAGTGGTCGCTCCTAAAGACCGTTCAGTCAAAGTGACTCCTGTGGTGCGTAAAGTGGCTTGTGGCGCTGCTGAAGTAGTGCCTTTTATTACGGTGACTAACCTAGCCCGCACTATTCGTGAGTTAAAAGACGCTGGTATTTGGGTGGTAGGTGCTGCTGGTGAAACCGACACCACTATTTATCAAACCAAGCTAAATGGTCCTCTGGCCATAGCTTTGGGCGCTGAAGGCGATGGTTTACGCCGTCTGACCCGAGAGCATTGTGATTCGCTGATGAAGATCCCAATGTTTGGTTCGGTCTCGAGCTTAAACGTATCGGTCGCAACTGGTATCTGCTTATTTGAAGCTGTGCGTCAGCGCCAGTAA
- a CDS encoding class II fumarate hydratase, translated as MSFRIERDSMGEVQLPSEALYQAQTQRALDNFQISQLTMPPAFIKAVLRVKQAAAAANLELKLLEPDIASAINSAAEQQLLELDMAHYPIDLFQTGSGTSTNMNVNEVLATLSGKSSGLAISPNDHINLGQSSNDVIPTAIHLSAAVANHQLIETLTRLEAVIATKAQEVGHIVKTGRTHLMDAMPVTFAQVLSGWQAQIAHARQQLEFAQQQVLALAQGGTAVGTGINAHPDFAALFCQKLSDQTGLKFKPSSNFFLSLGSQDSIVALSGATKVLAVALMKIANDLRWMNSGPLAGLGEIALPALQPGSSIMPGKVNPVIPEAVAMVAAQVIGNDATITVAGQSGNFELNVMLPVIAHNILQSLELLSSASSALGEKAIAGFTVQKDKIDEALSRNPILVTALNPLIGYLKAADIAKQAYKEKRPVIDVAVEQTSYSRAELEKLLDPALLSQG; from the coding sequence ATGAGTTTCAGAATAGAACGCGACAGTATGGGTGAAGTACAATTGCCATCAGAGGCCTTGTATCAGGCGCAAACGCAGCGGGCTTTGGATAACTTTCAAATCAGTCAGTTGACGATGCCTCCGGCTTTTATTAAAGCTGTACTTCGGGTAAAACAAGCTGCAGCTGCCGCCAATCTTGAGCTGAAGTTACTGGAACCAGACATTGCTTCGGCGATCAATTCTGCCGCAGAGCAACAACTACTTGAACTGGATATGGCGCACTACCCTATCGACTTGTTTCAGACAGGCTCCGGCACCAGTACCAATATGAACGTGAATGAAGTACTGGCGACTTTATCCGGAAAAAGTTCAGGCCTGGCTATTAGCCCTAACGATCATATTAATCTGGGCCAAAGCAGCAATGATGTGATCCCAACCGCTATTCATTTAAGTGCTGCTGTTGCCAACCATCAGTTGATTGAGACGCTGACCAGGCTGGAGGCTGTGATAGCGACTAAAGCTCAAGAAGTTGGTCATATAGTCAAAACAGGCCGTACTCATTTAATGGATGCGATGCCCGTGACTTTTGCTCAGGTGTTATCCGGCTGGCAGGCCCAAATTGCCCATGCACGGCAGCAACTGGAGTTTGCTCAGCAACAGGTATTAGCGCTGGCTCAGGGCGGCACAGCAGTGGGTACTGGTATTAATGCCCATCCGGATTTTGCTGCTTTGTTTTGTCAGAAGCTAAGCGACCAGACAGGTTTAAAATTCAAACCTAGCTCCAACTTCTTTTTAAGTTTAGGCTCGCAAGACTCTATTGTGGCTTTATCAGGCGCGACCAAAGTGCTGGCTGTGGCTTTAATGAAAATCGCCAATGACTTACGCTGGATGAATTCAGGCCCATTAGCAGGTTTAGGCGAAATTGCCCTGCCTGCTCTGCAACCCGGCTCTTCCATTATGCCGGGCAAAGTGAACCCGGTGATCCCAGAGGCTGTGGCTATGGTGGCGGCTCAAGTGATAGGCAACGATGCCACTATTACAGTGGCTGGCCAGTCAGGTAACTTTGAGCTGAATGTGATGTTGCCCGTCATAGCCCATAACATCTTACAAAGCCTGGAGCTGTTAAGTTCAGCAAGCTCTGCCTTAGGCGAAAAAGCCATAGCAGGTTTTACAGTGCAAAAAGACAAGATTGACGAAGCCTTGTCCCGTAACCCTATTCTGGTCACTGCATTGAACCCATTGATTGGGTATTTAAAAGCAGCAGATATTGCCAAGCAGGCTTACAAAGAAAAACGGCCTGTCATTGATGTCGCGGTGGAACAAACCAGTTACAGCAGAGCAGAGTTAGAAAAGTTATTGGATCCAGCCCTTTTAAGTCAGGGTTAA
- the rpsF gene encoding 30S ribosomal protein S6, translating to MRHYEIVFMVHPDQSEQVPGMIERYTGAIKEAGGSIHRLEDWGRRQLAYPIEKLHKAHYVLMNVEAPQAVIDELETNFRFNDAVLRNLIMRTNTAVTEPSPMAKVRDERRDRAPRDSDELVANDE from the coding sequence ATGCGTCATTACGAAATCGTGTTTATGGTTCACCCAGATCAAAGTGAACAAGTTCCAGGAATGATCGAGCGTTACACTGGCGCGATCAAAGAAGCTGGTGGTTCAATTCACCGCTTAGAAGACTGGGGCCGTCGTCAATTAGCTTATCCAATCGAAAAGCTGCACAAAGCTCACTATGTTCTGATGAACGTAGAAGCGCCACAGGCAGTAATTGACGAGCTGGAAACTAACTTCCGCTTCAACGACGCTGTATTGCGTAACCTGATCATGCGCACTAACACTGCCGTGACTGAGCCATCACCAATGGCCAAGGTACGTGACGAACGTCGTGACCGTGCTCCTCGTGATTCAGATGAGCTGGTAGCAAACGACGAGTAA
- the priB gene encoding primosomal replication protein N yields the protein MDNSLVVTGIICRQVDHSESPAGIPHSYLVIEHQSVQQEAGFNRQVYVRLQVVCAGAGLTQQTHNLKLGNKVRVTGFLNRHQSRSGQSKLVLHAQQIEILS from the coding sequence ATGGACAATAGCCTGGTTGTGACTGGCATTATATGCCGTCAGGTCGACCACAGCGAAAGTCCGGCCGGTATTCCTCACAGTTATTTAGTGATTGAGCACCAATCGGTGCAGCAGGAAGCCGGATTTAACCGTCAGGTTTATGTCAGATTACAAGTAGTCTGTGCAGGAGCCGGGTTGACGCAACAAACTCACAATTTGAAACTGGGAAACAAAGTTCGGGTGACAGGTTTTTTAAACCGGCATCAGAGCCGCAGCGGTCAGTCTAAACTGGTGTTGCATGCCCAACAGATTGAAATATTAAGTTAG
- the rpsR gene encoding 30S ribosomal protein S18 codes for MARYFRRRKFCRFSAEGVIEIDYKDTATLKNYVTESGKIVPSRITGTSAKYQRQLARAIKRARYLALLPYSDSHS; via the coding sequence ATGGCTCGTTATTTCCGTCGCCGTAAATTCTGCCGTTTCTCTGCAGAAGGCGTGATTGAGATCGATTACAAAGATACAGCTACGTTAAAAAATTATGTCACTGAAAGTGGCAAAATTGTCCCAAGCCGTATCACTGGTACCAGCGCTAAGTATCAACGTCAATTAGCTCGCGCTATCAAACGCGCCCGCTACCTGGCCTTGTTACCATACAGCGATTCACATAGCTAA
- the rplI gene encoding 50S ribosomal protein L9 has product MEIILLDKVANLGGLGDNVTVKSGYARNFLFPQGKAVPATKANIEKFEQRRAELEAKLAETLATSQARAEKIAALAEVTVASKAGDEGKLFGSVGTRDIADAITAAGVAVTKAEVKLPNGTIRETGEFNIALQLHAEVTATIKVVVVAEA; this is encoded by the coding sequence ATGGAAATTATTCTGTTGGACAAAGTTGCTAACCTTGGTGGTTTAGGCGACAACGTAACTGTTAAATCTGGTTATGCTCGTAACTTCTTATTCCCACAAGGAAAAGCAGTTCCAGCTACCAAAGCTAACATCGAAAAATTTGAACAGCGTCGTGCTGAGTTAGAAGCCAAACTGGCTGAAACTTTAGCAACTTCTCAAGCTCGCGCTGAGAAGATCGCTGCTCTGGCTGAAGTAACAGTTGCTTCTAAAGCTGGTGACGAAGGCAAATTGTTCGGTTCAGTTGGTACACGTGATATCGCTGATGCTATCACTGCTGCAGGTGTTGCAGTAACGAAAGCAGAAGTGAAGTTACCTAACGGTACTATCCGTGAAACTGGCGAATTCAACATCGCACTGCAGTTACACGCAGAAGTAACAGCTACTATCAAAGTAGTAGTGGTTGCTGAGGCTTAA
- the dnaB gene encoding replicative DNA helicase, producing the protein MDNKQRDKQVAAVKMPPHSIEAEQSVLGGLMLDNDAWDKVSEKVVEQDFYLRSHRFIFSAMSRVAEANQPIDLITVSETLERSQQLADVGGFAYLGEIAKNTPSAANILAYADIVRERAVVRDMISVAHDIADAGYDPQGRNSAELLDFAETKVFKIAEQRANSNEGPEPINSILSKTIDKIDELFRNPSAGGLTGVSTGYMDLDKMTNGMQPSDLIIVAARPSMGKTTFAMNLCEHAAITSDKPVLIFSLEMPSEQIMMRMLASLGRIDQTKVRTGQLDDEDWARLSSAIELLNSKGKMYIDDASGLTPTEVRSRARRVAREHGGLSMIMVDYLQLMTVPGLSENRTLEIAEISRSLKALAKELKVPVVALSQLNRSLEQRADKRPVNSDLRESGSIEQDADLIMFIYRDEVYHDDSPDKGTAEVIIGKQRNGPIGRIRLTFHGRYSRFDNYAGTARFEDEY; encoded by the coding sequence ATGGACAATAAGCAAAGAGATAAACAAGTCGCTGCGGTAAAAATGCCGCCACATTCCATTGAAGCCGAGCAATCCGTCTTAGGCGGCTTAATGCTGGACAATGATGCCTGGGACAAAGTCTCGGAAAAGGTGGTGGAGCAGGACTTCTATTTACGTTCGCACCGCTTTATTTTTTCCGCCATGTCGCGGGTGGCTGAAGCTAACCAGCCGATCGACTTAATTACTGTTTCCGAAACCTTAGAACGCAGTCAGCAATTAGCTGACGTCGGCGGTTTTGCTTATTTAGGTGAAATTGCTAAAAACACCCCAAGTGCGGCCAATATTCTGGCTTATGCCGACATAGTGCGTGAGCGCGCCGTGGTGCGGGATATGATTTCTGTAGCGCACGATATTGCCGATGCTGGCTACGACCCACAAGGCCGTAACAGTGCTGAGCTTTTGGACTTCGCTGAGACTAAAGTATTTAAAATTGCTGAACAGCGCGCTAACTCGAATGAAGGCCCTGAGCCTATCAACAGCATCCTGTCGAAAACCATAGATAAAATAGATGAGCTGTTCCGTAACCCAAGCGCCGGTGGTTTAACTGGTGTATCCACTGGTTATATGGATCTGGACAAAATGACCAACGGTATGCAGCCGTCGGATCTAATCATAGTTGCGGCTCGTCCTTCTATGGGTAAAACCACTTTTGCGATGAACCTGTGCGAACACGCTGCTATTACCAGTGACAAACCTGTGCTTATTTTCAGCTTAGAGATGCCGTCCGAACAAATTATGATGAGGATGCTGGCGTCTTTAGGCCGTATTGACCAAACCAAAGTGCGGACAGGCCAGCTGGACGACGAAGATTGGGCGCGTTTATCGTCCGCCATCGAACTTCTGAACAGCAAAGGCAAAATGTATATCGATGACGCCTCGGGTTTAACACCGACTGAAGTCCGTTCCCGTGCCCGTCGTGTGGCGCGTGAGCATGGTGGCCTGAGTATGATCATGGTCGACTACCTGCAGCTGATGACAGTGCCTGGCTTATCGGAAAACCGTACTTTAGAAATCGCCGAAATTTCGCGTTCACTCAAAGCGTTAGCCAAAGAGTTAAAAGTGCCTGTGGTTGCCTTATCGCAGCTAAACCGTAGTTTGGAGCAACGGGCCGACAAGCGTCCGGTAAACTCCGACTTACGTGAATCCGGTTCTATCGAGCAGGATGCCGACTTAATTATGTTTATCTACCGTGATGAGGTGTATCACGACGACAGCCCGGATAAAGGCACGGCGGAAGTAATTATAGGTAAACAGCGTAACGGTCCTATAGGTCGTATTCGCCTGACCTTCCATGGCCGCTATTCACGTTTTGACAACTACGCCGGTACAGCCCGTTTTGAGGACGAGTATTAA
- the alr gene encoding alanine racemase, which translates to MSRRPQARIDLAALLHNLQQVRAAAPNSKVLAVLKANAYGHGLLKVAEQLKDASAFGVARIDEALMLRAGGIVKPIVLLEGFFHADELPQVVASNLQVVVHHPSQVEALVAAALDSPVHVWLKMDSGMHRLGLLPEQFLQAYQQLCQSPNVIQPMRLMTHFASADELTVDSTQQQIDLFMKTVEGLAGELCLANSAGTLAWPQSHGHWIRPGLALYGVSPMEQGRAEQHQLKAVMSFSSSVIAVRDVKQGDKVGYGGTWTAPADTRVAVVAVGYGDGYPRAASNGCPVLIKGQRYPIVGRVSMDMTTVDIGNADVQIGDEVLLWGANLPVEEIAEQVQTIPYELLCNITSRVEFRYLNAES; encoded by the coding sequence ATGAGTCGTCGTCCACAGGCCCGCATTGATTTAGCGGCCTTATTGCATAATTTACAACAAGTCCGTGCTGCAGCTCCGAATAGTAAAGTGCTGGCGGTATTAAAAGCCAACGCCTATGGCCATGGTTTACTGAAAGTGGCCGAACAGCTAAAAGACGCCAGTGCTTTTGGTGTGGCCCGTATCGATGAAGCCTTGATGCTGCGCGCTGGTGGCATAGTCAAACCTATAGTACTGCTGGAAGGTTTTTTCCATGCGGACGAATTGCCGCAAGTGGTTGCCAGTAACTTGCAGGTGGTAGTGCATCATCCAAGTCAGGTTGAGGCACTGGTTGCAGCTGCATTGGATTCACCTGTGCATGTCTGGCTAAAAATGGACAGCGGTATGCACCGCTTAGGTTTATTACCGGAGCAGTTTCTGCAGGCCTATCAGCAGTTGTGCCAAAGCCCGAATGTGATCCAGCCGATGCGGCTGATGACTCATTTTGCCAGCGCTGATGAACTGACTGTTGATAGCACCCAACAGCAGATCGATCTTTTTATGAAAACTGTTGAAGGTTTGGCTGGCGAGCTTTGTCTGGCCAATTCTGCCGGCACTCTTGCCTGGCCGCAAAGTCATGGCCACTGGATCCGTCCCGGTTTAGCTTTATACGGCGTTTCGCCGATGGAGCAGGGCAGGGCTGAGCAACATCAGTTAAAAGCCGTGATGAGCTTTAGCAGCAGCGTGATTGCTGTGCGTGACGTCAAGCAAGGTGACAAAGTAGGTTATGGCGGTACCTGGACTGCGCCTGCTGATACCCGCGTGGCAGTTGTAGCTGTTGGTTATGGTGATGGTTATCCAAGAGCGGCAAGCAATGGCTGTCCTGTACTGATTAAAGGCCAACGTTATCCGATAGTTGGACGTGTCTCTATGGATATGACCACAGTAGATATTGGCAATGCTGATGTGCAGATTGGTGACGAAGTGCTGTTATGGGGCGCTAATTTGCCGGTCGAAGAAATTGCAGAGCAGGTGCAGACTATTCCTTACGAGTTGCTATGTAATATCACCAGCAGGGTCGAATTCCGCTATCTGAATGCAGAATCCTAA
- a CDS encoding chemotaxis protein CheX — MNVEYVNPFLSSLVNVLGTMANTKIVPGQPRLKKDEQARGEVSGLIGMIGPTTKGSFSVTFEESLALEIMSRMLGEKPDKINEDVTDMVGEITNMVTGGAKRILGEKGHEFSMATPVVVSGKGHTITHKTTGAKILMPFDSDFGKVFIEVSFDE; from the coding sequence ATGAATGTTGAGTATGTAAATCCGTTTCTCTCTTCGTTAGTCAATGTGTTAGGTACCATGGCCAATACTAAAATTGTGCCAGGGCAGCCACGATTAAAGAAAGACGAACAGGCTCGCGGTGAAGTATCAGGTTTGATTGGTATGATAGGCCCAACCACAAAAGGGTCGTTCTCAGTCACTTTTGAAGAATCTTTAGCGCTGGAAATCATGTCCAGAATGTTAGGCGAAAAACCTGACAAAATTAATGAAGACGTCACTGATATGGTCGGCGAAATCACTAATATGGTCACTGGTGGTGCGAAGCGTATTCTTGGCGAAAAAGGCCACGAATTCAGCATGGCGACCCCTGTTGTCGTATCAGGTAAAGGCCACACCATCACTCATAAAACCACTGGCGCGAAAATTCTGATGCCATTTGATTCAGACTTCGGCAAAGTGTTTATTGAAGTCAGCTTCGACGAATAA
- a CDS encoding transcriptional repressor gives MSIESLVTRARHICDVNGARFTTIREKVFRLLADTHGGIGAYELLEQLKASEPAAKPATIYRALDFLTEQGFIHKIESTNAFLLCHHFEQHHPAQLLICDQCGHVEELHSSPLQQEFVKLASEKGFLIQRQTVEAHGSCQSCLKKASND, from the coding sequence ATGTCGATTGAATCTTTGGTCACCAGGGCCCGCCATATTTGTGATGTTAATGGCGCGCGCTTTACCACCATTCGTGAAAAAGTGTTTCGTTTATTGGCGGACACACACGGTGGTATTGGTGCATATGAATTACTGGAACAATTAAAAGCCAGTGAACCAGCGGCCAAACCTGCCACTATTTATCGGGCTTTGGATTTTCTGACTGAGCAGGGTTTTATTCACAAAATTGAATCAACCAACGCTTTTTTGCTTTGCCATCACTTTGAACAGCATCACCCAGCGCAATTGTTGATCTGTGATCAGTGTGGCCATGTGGAAGAATTGCATTCCTCCCCATTGCAGCAAGAATTTGTTAAATTAGCCTCAGAAAAAGGCTTTTTAATTCAAAGACAAACTGTGGAAGCTCATGGAAGTTGCCAAAGCTGTCTGAAAAAAGCGTCAAACGACTGA